A DNA window from Corvus moneduloides isolate bCorMon1 chromosome 22, bCorMon1.pri, whole genome shotgun sequence contains the following coding sequences:
- the LOC116454828 gene encoding solute carrier family 2, facilitated glucose transporter member 5-like yields MKLKGEKQEGSEGTEGAKGKMTLSLALVALISAFGSSFQYGYNVSVINSPAPYMQDFYNRTYLDRTGVPMDSNFQTLLWSLTVSMFPLGGLFGSLMVWPLVNNCGRKGTLLINNLFSIAAAILMGTSELAKTFEVIILSRVVMGVFAGLASNVVPMFLGEMSPKNLRGAIGVVPQLFITIGILAAQILGLNSILGNAKGWPVLLGLTGIPSLLQLLTLPFFPESPRYLLIQKGNEEQARRALQRLRGWEDVDDEIEEMYQEDRSEKEEGQFSVLSLCTFRGLRWQLISIIVMMMGQQLSGVNAVFYYADRIFESAGVDSSSIQYVTVSIGAINVVMTLLAVFIVESLGRRILLLAGFVLCSASCAVLTLALNLQTTISWMSYLSIACVIIYIIGHAIGPSPIPAVMITEMFLQSSRPAAFMVGGSVHWLSNFTVGLLFLYMEAGLGPYSFLIFCAICLSTMIYIFFIVPETKNKTFMEINKIMAKRNKVEIQEDKELKDSFPLGKREEKEALSSTEM; encoded by the exons ATGAAGCTGaaaggagagaagcaggagggCTCCGAGGGCACTGAAGGTGCAAAGGGG AAAATGACACTTTCCCTGGCCCTGGTAGCTCTGATTTCTGCATTTGGATCTTCCTTCCAGTACGGCTACAACGTGTCTGTGATCAACTCTCCTGCCCCG TACATGCAAGACTTTTACAACAGAACCTACCTGGACAGGACTGGAGTGCCCATGGACAGCAACTTCCAGACGCTGCTCTGGTCCCTCACCGTGTCCATGTTCCCCCTGGGTGGCCTGTTCGGGTCCCTCATGGTGTGGCCTCTGGTCAACAACTGTGGCCG AAAGGGCACTTTGCTGATAAATAACCTCTTTTCCATCGCTGCTGCAATCCTCATGGGAACCTCAGAGCTAGCAAAAACCTTTGAAGTAATCATCCTTTCCCGTGTTGTCATGGGAGTATTTGCTG GTCTGGCTTCCAATGTGGTTCCCATGTTCCTTGGAGAAATGTCCCCCAAAAACCTGAGAGGGGCTATTGGGGTGGTCCCACAGCTCTTCATCACCATTGGCATCCTTGCAGCTCAGATCCTTGGTCTCAACAGCATCCTTGGCAATGCTAAAG GgtggcctgtgctgctggggctcactgggatcccatccctgcttcAGCTCCTGACATTGCCCTTTTTCCCCGAGAGCCCCAGGTACCTGCTCATCCAAAAGGGCAACGAAGAGCAGGCACGGAGAG ctctgcagaggttGAGGGGCTGGGAGGACGTGGATGATGAGATAGAGGAGATGTACCAAGAGGACCGgtcagagaaggaggaggggcAGTTCTCTGTGCTCAGCCTGTGCACCTTCAGGGGCCTGAGGTGGCAGCTCATCTCCATCATCGTCATGATGATGGGGCAGCAGCTCTCGGGGGTCAATGCG GTCTTCTACTACGCAGACAGAATCTTCGAGTCAGCAGGagtggacagcagcagcattcagTACGTCACGGTGTCCATAGGTGCCATCAACGTCGTCATGACTTTGCTTGCT GTTTTCATTGTGGAATCCCTGGGGAGGAGGATCCTTCTCCTGGCTGGctttgtgctgtgctctgcctcctgtgcagtgTTAACCCTGGCTCTCAATCTCCAG ACCACTATCTCCTGGATGTCCTACCTCAGCATAGCCTGTGTCATCATCTACATCATTGGACACGCCATTGGCCCCA gTCCCATTCCTGCTGTGATGATCACGGAGATGTTCCTGCAGTCGTCCCGGCCCGCGGCGTTCATGGTGGGGGGCTCTGTGCACTGGCTGAGCAACTTCACCGTGGGGCTGCTGTTCCTCTACATGGAG gctgggctggggcccTACAGCTTCCTCATCTTCTGTGCCATCTGCCTCTCCACCATGATTTACATCTTCTTTATTGTTCCTGAGACCAAGAATAAAACCTTCATGGAAATCAACAAGATCATGGCCAAGAGGAACAAAGTGGAGATTCAGGAAGACAAAGAGCTTAAAGATTCCTTCCCCCTAGGCAAGCgggaggagaaggaagcacTCTCCAGCACTGAGATGTGA
- the CA6 gene encoding carbonic anhydrase 6 isoform X3, translating into MATLIDLPPTMNISRGLPGVYTAVQMHLHWGGLDLETSGSEHTIDGMRYFAELHIVHYNSANYSSFEEAKDKPQGLAVLAFLYSDGHFENTYYSEFISKLARIRFAGQSTMLSSLDVQAMLPENLAHFYRYQGSLTTPPCSESVIWTIFHSPIVLSHAQIRLLENSLLDWHNRTLRNDYRHVQPLQGRVVEASFRAHRAQAQCHPEEFTLRLDQIQMQLQDMKTELLNGLSHTGTKSSTFPAFYFPVENIESFVEVHPLRAVSLQAFTLCFWSRAQPAGSQTILSYSTGESDHELLVTVGAELGLWIGGHFLSFPLQHEAQDWLHHCVTWASQAGAANLWLNGAAGKAQSVQKGYVSQAGGTLVLGKDRDTLLGTFSNGFAGWMTQVNLWSRVLSAAEVRALALCKAEQLKGDVIAWGQTPMALLGGVLLHNDTSCH; encoded by the exons atCGATTTGCCACCCACCATGAACATCTCCAGAGGGCTCCCAGGTGTCTATACAGCTGTCCAGATGCACCTGCACTGGGGTGGGCTGGACCTGGAGACCAGTGGCTCCGAGCACACCATCGATGGGATGAGATACTTCGCCGAG CTGCACATTGTCCACTACAACTCTGCTAACTACTCAAGCTTTGAGGAAGCCAAAGACAAGCcccaggggctggctgtgctggcctTCCTGTACTCG GATGGGCACTTTGAGAACACCTACTACAGCGAGTTCATTTCCAAACTGGCAAGAATCAGGTTTGCAG GTCAATCAACAATGCTCAGTTCTCTGGACGTCCAAGCCATGCTGCCAGAAAACCTTGCACACTTCTACAGGTACCAGGGCTCCCTGACCACCCCCCCGTGCTCCGAGAGCGTCATCTGGACCATCTTCCACTCCCCAATTGTCCTGTCACATGCACAG atCCGGCTCCTGGAGAACTCCCTGCTGGACTGGCACAACCGCACCCTGCGCAACGACTACCGGCACGTGCAGCCGCTGCAGGGCCGCGTGGTGGAGGCCTCCTTCCGAGCCCACCGCGCCCAGG CCCAGTGTCATCCAGAGGAGTTCACCCTCAGGCTGGACCAAATCCAGATGCAGCTCCAAGACATGaagacagagctgctgaatGGACTGAGCCACACAG GTACGAAATCCAGCACCTTTCCAGCTTTCTACTTCCCCGTGGAAAACATTGAGAGCTTTGTGGAGGTCCATCCCCTCCGTGCTGTGTCCCTCCAAGCCTTCACCTTGTGTttctggagcagagcccagcccgcCGGCAGCCAGACCATCCTGTCCTACTCCACTGGGGAGAGTGACCACGAGCTGCTGGTGACCGTGGGCGCAGAGCTGGGGCTCTGGATCGGAGGCCACTTCCTCAGCTTCCCCCTGCAGCACGAGGCGCAGGACTGGCTGCACCACTGCGTGACCTGGGCCTCCCAGGCGGGAGCGGCCAACCTCTGGCTCAACGGGGCAGCTGGCAAAGCACAGAGTGTCCAGAAGGGCTACgtgagccaggctggggggacactggTCCTTGGCAAAGACAGGGACACTCTGCTGGGGACGTTCTCCAATGGTTTTGCAGGGTGGATGACGCAGGTGAACCTGTGGAGCCGAGTCCTCAGCGCCGCAGAGGTTCGGGCGCTGGCGctgtgcaaagcagagcagctcaaGGGGGACGTCATAGCCTGGGGACAGACCCCCATGGCCCTCCTCGGGGGGGTGCTTCTGCACAATGACACCAGCTGCCACTGA